The following proteins are co-located in the Pseudomonas fluorescens genome:
- the gntR gene encoding HTH-type transcriptional regulator GntR yields MMTSKNDKNTRTTGRPTLNEVARLAGVSPITASRALRGISTVATELVEKVQLAAAELNYVVNPAARALASAQSHSVVVLVPSLSNLLFIETLEAIHQVLRPKGFEVLIGNSHYSRDEEENLLRNYMAYQPRGLLLTGFDRTESARRMVEASNVPCVYMMDLDPNAGVNCVGFSQLSAGETAAAHLLSRGRKRLAYIGAQLDQRTLLRGEGFRRALQQAGLYDPALELLTPRPSSVGLGGELFLQLLAAHPDVDAIFFGNDDLAQGALLEAMRHGIKVPERVAVLGFNDLPASSFMVPRLSSISTPREAIGRRAAEHLLTIMAGNKIAKPVVDMGFELQVRESS; encoded by the coding sequence CTGATGACCTCCAAGAACGATAAAAATACCCGCACAACCGGTCGCCCGACCCTCAATGAAGTGGCGCGCCTGGCTGGCGTCAGCCCGATTACCGCCTCCCGAGCCCTGCGCGGCATCAGCACGGTGGCCACCGAACTGGTGGAAAAAGTGCAACTGGCCGCCGCCGAACTCAACTACGTGGTCAACCCGGCTGCCCGCGCCCTGGCGTCAGCGCAAAGCCACTCGGTGGTGGTGCTGGTGCCGTCGTTGTCGAACCTGCTGTTTATCGAAACCCTCGAAGCCATCCACCAAGTGCTGCGGCCCAAGGGCTTCGAAGTGCTGATCGGCAACTCGCACTATTCGCGCGATGAAGAAGAAAACCTGCTGCGCAACTACATGGCCTACCAGCCACGGGGTTTGCTGCTGACCGGCTTTGACCGCACCGAAAGCGCGCGACGGATGGTCGAGGCCAGCAATGTGCCGTGTGTGTACATGATGGACCTGGACCCTAACGCCGGCGTGAACTGCGTGGGGTTTTCGCAACTGAGTGCTGGCGAAACGGCAGCGGCGCATTTGCTGTCCCGAGGGCGCAAGCGCCTGGCCTATATCGGTGCGCAGCTGGACCAACGCACGTTACTGCGCGGTGAAGGCTTCCGCCGCGCCCTGCAACAGGCTGGCCTGTACGACCCGGCGCTGGAACTGCTGACGCCACGCCCCTCCTCCGTCGGCCTGGGTGGCGAGCTGTTTTTGCAACTGCTGGCGGCGCACCCGGACGTGGATGCGATTTTCTTTGGCAACGACGACCTGGCCCAGGGCGCGCTGCTGGAAGCCATGCGCCACGGCATCAAAGTACCGGAGCGCGTGGCGGTGCTGGGCTTTAACGATTTGCCGGCGTCATCCTTCATGGTGCCGCGCTTGAGCAGCATCAGCACACCGCGTGAAGCGATTGGGCGGCGCGCGGCGGAGCATTTGTTGACGATCATGGCGGGCAACAAAATTGCCAAGCCGGTGGTGGACATGGGGTTTGAGTTGCAAGTGCGCGAGAGCAGCTGA
- a CDS encoding DUF6124 family protein: protein MIKETEKPPITLFTLTPDTPTETLLINSYETVCSVSTLLLDLSDDLTGKHRDLALAIHQLSELSVLMVGKAMDQHTPRT from the coding sequence ATGATCAAAGAAACTGAAAAACCGCCAATCACTCTTTTCACCCTTACGCCTGACACCCCAACCGAAACCCTGTTGATCAACAGCTACGAAACCGTGTGCTCCGTCAGCACCTTGTTGCTCGACCTGTCCGACGACCTCACCGGCAAACACCGCGATCTCGCCCTCGCCATTCACCAACTGAGCGAGCTATCCGTCTTGATGGTCGGCAAAGCCATGGACCAGCACACACCGCGAACCTAA
- a CDS encoding glutathione S-transferase family protein, with protein sequence MAHSLKILGRTSSINVRKVLWTCQELGIDYVREDWGIGFKPTQSAEFLALNPNAQVPVLIDDHGVLWESNTICRYLIGLYQRTDLLPAEPAPRARVEQWVDWQATELNRAWGDAFTALVRNNPDGLDATQIAAAVQVWNEKMGLLEQQLANTGAYVVGDEFTLADILIGLSVHRWQSTPMERPPYPAIAAYYQRLSGRQGFKTFALDGHN encoded by the coding sequence ATGGCACACTCACTGAAAATTCTCGGCCGCACGTCCTCCATCAACGTGCGTAAAGTGCTCTGGACCTGCCAGGAACTAGGCATCGACTACGTGCGCGAAGACTGGGGCATTGGCTTCAAGCCCACCCAGTCCGCCGAATTCCTCGCCCTGAACCCCAACGCCCAAGTGCCGGTGCTGATCGACGACCACGGCGTGTTGTGGGAGTCCAACACCATCTGCCGCTACCTCATCGGCCTTTACCAACGCACAGACCTGCTGCCCGCCGAACCCGCGCCACGCGCGCGGGTCGAGCAATGGGTGGACTGGCAAGCCACCGAACTCAACCGCGCCTGGGGCGATGCCTTCACCGCGCTGGTGCGCAACAACCCGGACGGCCTGGACGCCACGCAGATTGCCGCCGCCGTGCAGGTGTGGAACGAAAAGATGGGCCTGCTGGAACAGCAGTTGGCCAACACCGGTGCTTATGTCGTCGGGGATGAATTTACCCTCGCCGATATCCTCATCGGCCTCTCGGTGCACCGCTGGCAGAGCACGCCCATGGAACGCCCGCCCTACCCCGCGATTGCAGCGTACTACCAGCGCCTCAGCGGGCGCCAAGGCTTCAAGACCTTTGCCCTCGACGGCCACAACTAA
- a CDS encoding NAD-dependent epimerase/dehydratase family protein, translating into MNGLNVLLTGACGRIGKTFFEASKERYRFTLTDRLAPDFDVGEHRFVHADLSDKTRLAALLDGIDVIVHLSGIPHASASFDALLPNNILATTYLFEAAVAAGVKRLVFASSAQTIEGYPVDRQITPGMPVMPANLYGVSKCYGEALCGYYAAKTPLSTIALRIGAFEFTETHELNNARDLSAWLSPRDAVQLLQRSVDAEGVKHLIAHGISNNRFKRLDLSETTRVLGYQPLDDAFETFKIPITY; encoded by the coding sequence GTGAACGGACTCAACGTACTGCTGACCGGCGCCTGCGGAAGAATCGGCAAGACCTTTTTCGAAGCCTCGAAGGAGCGCTACCGCTTCACCCTCACCGACCGCCTCGCACCGGATTTCGATGTCGGTGAGCACCGCTTCGTGCACGCCGACCTCAGCGATAAAACCCGCCTCGCGGCCCTGCTGGATGGCATCGACGTGATCGTGCACCTGTCGGGCATCCCCCACGCCAGCGCGTCGTTCGACGCGTTGCTGCCGAACAATATCCTCGCCACCACCTACCTGTTCGAAGCGGCCGTGGCGGCGGGCGTCAAGCGCCTGGTATTCGCCAGCAGCGCGCAGACCATCGAAGGCTACCCGGTGGACCGCCAAATCACCCCAGGCATGCCGGTGATGCCCGCCAACCTGTACGGCGTGAGCAAATGCTACGGCGAGGCACTGTGCGGCTATTACGCGGCGAAAACTCCGCTCTCCACGATTGCGCTGCGCATCGGCGCCTTTGAGTTCACCGAAACCCACGAGCTCAATAATGCCCGCGACCTCAGCGCCTGGCTCAGCCCGCGTGATGCCGTGCAACTGCTGCAACGCTCGGTGGACGCTGAAGGTGTGAAGCACCTGATCGCCCACGGTATTTCCAATAACCGCTTCAAGCGCCTGGACTTGAGCGAAACCACGCGGGTGCTGGGCTATCAACCGCTGGATGACGCCTTTGAGACCTTCAAGATCCCCATCACCTATTGA
- a CDS encoding MFS transporter has protein sequence MSTLTASATDGIDPIRAAHISARIDRLPAVATLWRLVALLSIGGFFELYDLFQTAYISPGLISDGIFHTGSEGVFGFSDQAAFASATFLGLFLGASLLSPIADRFGRRAIFTFALIGYTVATVLMGIQTSALGIICMRFLVGIGLGIELVTIDAYLSELVPKRMRSSAFAFAFFIQFLSVPAVALMSWWLVPQAPFGVSGWRWVVLSSAVFALFIWQLRKRLPESPRWLAQKGRFDEAGQIMDSLEARCQRDHGKPLDEPVPEAVSVHGSGRFADIWQPPYRRRALMLIVFHVFQAIGFFGFGNWLPALLSGQGVSVTHSLMYAFIITLAYPLGPLLFVKVANRFENKWQIVGSAMGAMVFGSLFALQTTAVGLVICGVMITFCNAWLSFSYHSYQSELFPTNIRARAVGFCYSFSRLSTVFSSLLIGFILEHLGTPGVLAFIASSMLIVMITISWFGPRTRNLALENIAH, from the coding sequence ATGTCGACACTCACCGCCTCAGCCACGGACGGCATCGACCCGATCCGTGCCGCCCATATCAGCGCGCGCATCGACCGCCTACCCGCCGTCGCCACTCTTTGGCGCCTGGTGGCCTTGTTGTCAATCGGCGGCTTTTTCGAGCTGTATGACCTGTTCCAGACCGCCTACATCAGCCCCGGCTTGATCAGCGACGGGATTTTCCACACCGGCAGCGAAGGTGTGTTTGGCTTCTCCGACCAGGCGGCGTTTGCCTCAGCGACCTTTCTGGGCCTGTTCCTTGGCGCCAGCCTGCTCAGCCCCATCGCCGACCGCTTCGGGCGCCGGGCGATTTTTACCTTCGCGCTGATCGGGTACACCGTGGCGACCGTGCTGATGGGTATTCAAACCTCCGCGCTGGGCATCATCTGCATGCGTTTTCTGGTGGGCATCGGCCTGGGCATCGAGCTGGTGACCATCGACGCTTACCTCTCGGAACTGGTGCCCAAGCGCATGCGCAGCTCGGCGTTCGCGTTCGCGTTTTTCATTCAGTTTCTGTCGGTGCCGGCGGTGGCGTTGATGTCGTGGTGGCTGGTGCCCCAGGCGCCGTTCGGGGTGTCCGGCTGGCGCTGGGTGGTGCTGAGCAGTGCCGTGTTTGCGTTATTTATCTGGCAACTGCGCAAGCGCCTGCCGGAATCACCCCGTTGGCTGGCGCAAAAGGGCCGCTTTGACGAAGCCGGGCAGATCATGGACAGCCTCGAAGCACGCTGCCAACGCGATCACGGCAAACCGCTGGATGAGCCCGTACCCGAAGCGGTCAGCGTGCACGGCAGCGGGCGTTTTGCGGATATCTGGCAACCGCCCTACCGCCGCCGGGCACTGATGCTGATCGTGTTCCATGTGTTCCAGGCCATCGGCTTTTTCGGCTTCGGCAATTGGTTGCCGGCGTTGTTGTCGGGTCAGGGCGTGAGCGTGACCCATAGTTTGATGTACGCCTTTATCATCACCCTCGCCTACCCGCTGGGGCCGCTGCTGTTTGTGAAGGTGGCCAATCGTTTTGAAAACAAATGGCAAATCGTCGGTTCGGCGATGGGCGCGATGGTCTTCGGCAGCCTGTTCGCCCTGCAAACCACCGCGGTGGGGCTGGTGATCTGCGGGGTGATGATCACGTTCTGCAATGCCTGGCTGAGCTTCAGTTACCACTCCTACCAGAGCGAATTGTTCCCGACCAATATCCGCGCACGGGCGGTGGGGTTCTGCTATTCGTTCAGCCGCTTGTCGACGGTGTTCAGCAGCCTGTTGATCGGGTTCATTCTTGAGCATCTGGGCACGCCGGGCGTCTTGGCGTTTATTGCCAGCAGCATGTTGATCGTGATGATCACCATCAGTTGGTTCGGGCCGCGTACGCGTAACCTGGCGCTGGAGAATATCGCCCACTGA
- a CDS encoding methyl-accepting chemotaxis protein, whose amino-acid sequence MVKFASDITDQVTTLRTAADSAHATSVQNDACARKGSEVVQQTVQIIEAISSDLNQAAQSIDAVNKQSDIIGAIVQTIRGIAEQTNMLALNAAIEAARAGEHGRGFAVVADEVRGLAARTSQATVEIVDVVRKNHDLSLSAVSSMQSSLSRTGLGVELANEAGQVILEIQEGSRHVVDAISQFNSTLQLQ is encoded by the coding sequence GTGGTGAAGTTCGCCAGCGACATCACCGATCAGGTCACCACCCTGCGCACCGCCGCCGATTCGGCCCACGCCACTTCGGTGCAAAACGACGCCTGCGCACGCAAGGGCTCGGAGGTGGTGCAGCAAACCGTGCAGATCATCGAAGCGATTTCCAGCGACCTGAATCAGGCGGCCCAAAGCATCGACGCGGTCAACAAACAGTCAGACATCATCGGCGCCATCGTGCAGACCATCCGTGGCATTGCCGAACAAACCAATATGCTCGCGCTCAACGCGGCGATTGAGGCGGCGCGGGCGGGCGAACATGGGCGTGGATTTGCGGTGGTGGCCGACGAAGTGCGCGGCCTCGCAGCGCGCACCAGCCAGGCAACCGTGGAGATTGTCGATGTGGTGCGCAAAAACCACGACCTGTCGCTGAGCGCAGTGTCGAGCATGCAGTCGAGCCTGAGCCGCACCGGGCTGGGGGTGGAACTGGCGAATGAGGCGGGGCAGGTGATCCTGGAGATTCAGGAAGGGTCACGGCATGTGGTGGATGCGATCAGTCAGTTCAACTCGACCCTGCAATTGCAGTAG
- a CDS encoding LysR family transcriptional regulator, with product MMNLMHWRLLVAVADHGSITAAAERVGMTQSAASQAMASMEAALGAQLFTREPRKTLPTALGGRVIEHARVMMGALQAIRTTVDESRPLLSGSLRIASFPMVLATFLTPLLQRFRQLHPGIEITTLDVTDSEVHALLDAELIDLGVVLNPEPARNATVLGRDFWMAVLPTHHPIAQRPADATVSLEALLQQPFVLATGGCTANARSLGALAGLTLRDIRVEVREWSSAYSLVREGVGVTLVPQMALPPQLNGLRVMPLSVPLHREFALVGSPTRSPSMAVSALLKMLAD from the coding sequence ATGATGAACCTGATGCACTGGCGTTTGCTGGTGGCGGTGGCCGACCACGGCAGCATCACGGCCGCCGCCGAAAGGGTCGGCATGACCCAGTCCGCTGCCAGCCAAGCCATGGCCTCCATGGAGGCAGCCTTGGGTGCGCAACTGTTCACACGTGAACCGCGCAAGACCCTGCCTACCGCCCTGGGAGGCCGGGTGATCGAGCACGCGCGGGTGATGATGGGTGCATTGCAGGCCATTCGCACCACCGTGGATGAGTCTCGACCATTGCTGAGTGGGAGCCTTCGCATTGCCAGTTTTCCGATGGTGCTGGCGACCTTTCTGACGCCGTTGCTGCAACGTTTTCGTCAGTTGCACCCAGGTATCGAGATCACCACCCTGGATGTCACCGACAGCGAAGTGCACGCCTTGCTCGATGCCGAGCTGATCGACCTGGGCGTGGTGCTCAACCCCGAGCCTGCGCGCAACGCCACGGTGTTGGGGCGTGACTTTTGGATGGCGGTGCTGCCGACCCACCATCCCATCGCGCAGCGCCCGGCCGATGCCACGGTGTCGCTTGAGGCATTGCTCCAGCAACCCTTCGTGCTGGCTACCGGTGGCTGCACCGCCAATGCCCGCAGCCTGGGCGCATTGGCGGGGCTGACCCTGCGCGATATCCGCGTGGAAGTGCGCGAATGGAGCAGTGCCTACAGCCTGGTGCGCGAAGGCGTCGGCGTCACGCTGGTGCCTCAGATGGCGTTGCCACCCCAGCTCAATGGCCTGCGTGTGATGCCGTTGAGCGTCCCATTGCACCGCGAATTTGCCTTGGTCGGTTCACCCACCCGTTCACCCTCGATGGCCGTCAGTGCGTTGTTAAAAATGCTGGCTGATTAG
- the gstA gene encoding glutathione transferase GstA, giving the protein MKLYFSPNACSLAPHIVLRELALPFELVRVDNQAKTTADGDDFLQINPKGYVAALQLDNGEVLTEASAILQYLADLKPAAHLAPANGSWERVRLQEWLNFIASEVHGGLAIFFNDAIQGDLRAMFVAKVHKRFAILVQTLERQDYLLGSQYSVADAYLFVVLRWAGLHAINLQQWPALAAFQQRIGERQTVIAALAAEA; this is encoded by the coding sequence ATGAAACTGTACTTTTCCCCCAATGCCTGTTCTCTCGCCCCGCATATCGTGTTGCGCGAATTGGCGTTGCCGTTCGAGCTGGTGCGGGTCGATAACCAGGCCAAAACCACGGCCGACGGCGACGATTTCCTGCAGATCAACCCCAAGGGCTATGTGGCGGCGCTGCAACTGGACAATGGCGAAGTGCTGACAGAAGCCAGTGCGATCCTGCAGTACCTGGCCGACCTGAAACCCGCCGCGCACCTGGCCCCGGCCAATGGCAGCTGGGAACGCGTGCGCTTGCAGGAGTGGCTGAACTTTATCGCCAGCGAGGTTCATGGCGGGCTGGCGATTTTCTTTAACGACGCGATTCAGGGCGACCTGCGGGCGATGTTCGTGGCCAAGGTGCACAAGCGTTTTGCGATTCTGGTGCAAACGCTGGAGCGCCAGGACTACCTGTTGGGGTCGCAGTATTCGGTGGCGGACGCGTATTTGTTCGTGGTGCTGCGCTGGGCGGGGTTGCACGCTATTAACCTGCAACAGTGGCCGGCGTTGGCGGCGTTTCAGCAGCGAATTGGCGAGCGGCAAACAGTTATCGCGGCCCTGGCCGCCGAAGCCTGA
- a CDS encoding aliphatic sulfonate ABC transporter substrate-binding protein, which produces MLKVLAAVVLSLVAGHVLAAEPSTLRIGYQKSSVSMVLAREHTLFEEALPGTQVQWIEFLGGPPLIEALNGGSLDIGNIGDIPPIFAQAAGIDLQYFAVEPNDGKTEAVLVPKTSPIQSVAELKGKRVALLKGSSAHNLFLKSLLRAGLQWKDVNVVYLSPSDGRAAFEQGKVDAWVVWDPYYSAAVVDGSARVLGDGQGLNPAGSFFVVSRPFAQQHPQAVGAIINTLAKAQRLSLDQPEQSIALMAKTLGLPPAVVKSYFEHRSPAPIRSLQAIDIANQQRTADLFFANGLIPKKVDVQQIVLKAP; this is translated from the coding sequence ATGCTGAAAGTCCTCGCTGCGGTCGTTCTCTCGCTGGTTGCCGGTCACGTGTTGGCAGCCGAACCCTCCACGTTGCGCATCGGCTACCAGAAAAGCTCGGTCAGCATGGTGCTGGCCCGTGAGCACACGTTGTTCGAAGAAGCGCTGCCCGGCACCCAGGTGCAGTGGATCGAATTCCTCGGCGGCCCGCCGCTGATCGAAGCGCTGAATGGCGGCAGCCTGGACATCGGCAATATCGGCGACATCCCGCCGATCTTCGCCCAGGCCGCCGGCATTGATTTGCAGTACTTTGCCGTCGAGCCGAACGACGGCAAGACCGAAGCGGTACTGGTGCCTAAAACCAGCCCGATTCAAAGCGTGGCCGAACTCAAGGGCAAGCGGGTGGCACTGCTCAAAGGTTCCAGCGCCCACAACCTGTTCCTCAAAAGCCTGCTGCGCGCCGGCTTGCAATGGAAGGATGTGAACGTGGTGTACCTGTCACCCTCAGACGGGCGTGCCGCGTTTGAGCAAGGCAAGGTCGACGCGTGGGTGGTGTGGGACCCGTACTACTCGGCCGCGGTAGTGGACGGTTCCGCCCGCGTATTGGGCGACGGCCAAGGCCTCAACCCGGCCGGCAGTTTCTTCGTGGTCAGCCGCCCGTTTGCCCAGCAACACCCGCAGGCCGTCGGGGCGATTATCAACACCCTGGCCAAGGCGCAGCGCCTGTCCCTGGACCAGCCCGAGCAAAGCATCGCGTTGATGGCCAAGACCCTGGGCCTGCCACCGGCCGTGGTCAAAAGCTACTTCGAGCACCGCTCGCCCGCACCGATCCGCTCACTGCAAGCCATCGACATCGCGAACCAGCAGCGCACCGCCGACCTGTTCTTCGCCAACGGCCTGATCCCGAAAAAAGTCGATGTGCAGCAGATTGTGCTCAAGGCCCCATAG
- a CDS encoding ABC transporter substrate-binding protein yields the protein MRTLKNLLGGSLLALAVLTSPTQAAEAVKPIHFGDITWESGSLITEVLRLIVEKGYGLPTDTLPGSTVSLEAALAKDDIQVIGEEWAGRSPAWVKAEAEGKVFGLGDTVKGATEGWWVPEYVIKGDAERGIKPLAPDLKSVADLARYKDVFRDPEDPSKGRFLNSPTGWTSEIVNSQKLKAYGLTDTFVNFRTGSGAALDAEVASSIRRGKPVLFYYWSPTPLLGRFKLIKLEEPAFNADAWKTLADANNPHPIGTRSMPAHLAIGVSAPFKAQYPQLVRFFEKVDLPIDLLNGILAQMSEKREQPRQVALAFLKEQPQVWQQWVPADVAAKVKGAL from the coding sequence ATGAGAACACTAAAAAACCTGCTCGGTGGCTCGCTACTGGCGCTCGCTGTGCTGACCTCGCCGACCCAGGCCGCCGAAGCGGTCAAACCGATCCACTTCGGCGACATCACTTGGGAAAGCGGCAGCCTGATCACCGAAGTGCTGCGCCTGATCGTCGAGAAAGGCTACGGCTTGCCCACCGACACGCTGCCCGGCAGCACCGTGAGCCTGGAAGCCGCGCTGGCCAAGGACGATATTCAGGTGATCGGCGAAGAGTGGGCCGGGCGCAGTCCGGCGTGGGTCAAGGCTGAAGCCGAAGGCAAAGTCTTCGGCCTGGGCGACACGGTCAAAGGCGCCACGGAAGGTTGGTGGGTGCCTGAATACGTAATCAAAGGTGATGCAGAACGCGGCATCAAACCCCTGGCGCCGGACCTCAAATCTGTGGCCGACCTGGCGCGCTACAAGGACGTGTTCCGCGACCCCGAAGACCCAAGCAAAGGCCGTTTCCTCAACAGCCCCACCGGCTGGACCTCGGAAATCGTCAACAGTCAGAAGCTCAAGGCCTATGGCCTGACCGACACCTTCGTTAACTTCCGCACCGGCTCCGGTGCGGCGCTGGATGCCGAAGTGGCCTCGTCGATCCGCCGTGGCAAACCGGTGTTGTTCTACTACTGGTCGCCGACCCCGCTGCTGGGGCGTTTCAAGTTGATCAAACTGGAAGAGCCGGCGTTCAACGCCGACGCCTGGAAAACCTTGGCCGACGCCAACAACCCGCACCCCATCGGCACCCGCTCGATGCCCGCGCACCTGGCGATTGGCGTGTCGGCGCCGTTCAAGGCGCAGTACCCGCAACTGGTCAGGTTCTTTGAAAAAGTCGACCTGCCGATCGACTTGCTCAACGGCATCCTCGCGCAGATGAGCGAGAAGCGTGAACAACCGCGCCAAGTCGCGCTGGCGTTCCTCAAAGAGCAGCCGCAAGTCTGGCAACAATGGGTGCCCGCGGATGTCGCGGCCAAGGTCAAGGGAGCGCTCTGA
- a CDS encoding sigma-70 family RNA polymerase sigma factor, translating to MSGADISHSDYVGGLFRSHYDWLCSRLQRHLDSRAHAEDIAADTFTQLLSAPGVLPIRQPRALLTTIAQRLMYQVWRRRDLERAYLDALANDETSTVPSPEDLAQRLQALQAVDQLLDGLPAKVKATFLLSQLNGLTYPEITAELGISQRSVSDYMARALNRCLRLGRE from the coding sequence ATGTCCGGCGCCGACATTTCTCACAGCGATTACGTGGGCGGATTGTTCCGCAGTCATTACGACTGGCTGTGCAGCCGTTTGCAGCGTCACCTCGACTCCCGTGCTCACGCCGAAGACATCGCCGCTGACACCTTCACCCAGCTGCTGAGTGCGCCGGGCGTGCTGCCGATTCGACAGCCGCGCGCCTTGCTCACCACCATCGCCCAGCGCCTGATGTACCAAGTGTGGCGGCGCCGCGACCTGGAGCGCGCCTACCTCGACGCCCTGGCTAACGACGAAACGAGCACCGTGCCGTCGCCCGAAGACCTCGCGCAAAGACTCCAGGCCCTGCAAGCCGTTGACCAGTTGCTCGACGGCTTGCCGGCCAAGGTCAAGGCGACCTTCCTGCTGTCGCAACTCAATGGCCTGACCTACCCCGAGATCACCGCCGAACTGGGGATTTCCCAGCGCTCGGTCAGCGACTACATGGCCCGTGCGCTCAACCGTTGCCTGCGGCTGGGCCGGGAATGA
- a CDS encoding phosphate/phosphite/phosphonate ABC transporter substrate-binding protein → MSDHYAELLMYVAPEAVQHANQRWLTRLFERLQLTRRNADHLDLPSLWRAPELLVTQTCGYPLMTQLRGQVRVIGRPHYALAHSSNGEHCSLLLTRNDNPRTQLADFYNSRGVLNGHDSNSGMNLLRERLAPLQRDGHFFASVGLSGAHRESLRWLREDRADLAAIDSVTYDYLARFAPQEVAGLRIVTHSAPSPTLPYIGPLSLSDQQVTRIREAMNLALQELPDVVETLGIQAVLPASEDHYQVLLDYQQRAASIGYSKLQ, encoded by the coding sequence ATGAGTGACCACTACGCCGAGCTGCTGATGTACGTCGCGCCAGAGGCGGTGCAGCACGCCAACCAGCGCTGGCTGACCCGCCTCTTCGAGCGCCTGCAGCTGACCCGCCGCAACGCCGACCACCTTGACCTGCCCAGCCTGTGGCGGGCCCCCGAGCTGCTCGTCACGCAAACGTGCGGCTACCCGCTGATGACTCAACTACGCGGCCAGGTGCGTGTGATCGGTCGCCCGCACTATGCGCTGGCTCACAGCAGCAATGGCGAGCATTGCAGCCTGCTGCTGACCCGCAACGACAACCCGCGCACCCAGCTGGCCGACTTCTACAACAGCCGCGGCGTGCTCAACGGCCACGACTCCAACAGTGGCATGAACCTGCTGCGCGAACGCCTGGCGCCGTTGCAACGCGACGGCCATTTCTTCGCCAGCGTCGGCCTCAGCGGCGCTCACCGCGAAAGCCTGCGTTGGCTGCGCGAAGACCGCGCTGATCTTGCCGCCATCGACAGCGTCACCTACGACTACCTCGCCCGTTTCGCGCCGCAGGAAGTTGCCGGGCTGCGCATTGTCACCCACAGCGCGCCAAGCCCGACCTTGCCCTACATCGGGCCGTTGAGCCTGAGCGATCAGCAGGTCACGCGGATTCGTGAAGCGATGAACCTCGCGTTGCAGGAGTTACCCGATGTAGTCGAAACGCTGGGGATCCAGGCAGTCCTGCCGGCCAGTGAAGATCACTATCAGGTGCTGCTGGACTACCAGCAACGGGCCGCCAGCATCGGCTATTCAAAGCTTCAATAA
- a CDS encoding fatty acid desaturase yields MAYYLDLTQRREIEALARGFTATTEWPTWLLLIGVYSGWFAVILGSDWLGLWLSTLLLIPLVTLWLSVQHELLHGHPTRSLLVNKLLGYAPFAVWYPYTLYRNSHLLHHNDQDLTLPGIDPESRYLTQQQWDASSLFERGVHWLTKTVLGRCVLAAPLAIGRLARHEFQRLAQVWPMWLAHGAVTALMLSFIAHHSALPVWHYLLLVSVPALSLASIRSYYEHRPHPQPEQRTVLNEAAWPWTWLFLNNNLHLVHHDLPKLPWYLLPTVYRARREQWVARSGGFLLQGYGQLISRHGLKAIDSPRHPFA; encoded by the coding sequence ATGGCCTACTACCTTGATCTAACCCAACGCCGGGAAATCGAAGCCCTGGCACGCGGTTTTACCGCAACGACCGAATGGCCGACCTGGCTACTGTTGATCGGTGTGTATAGCGGCTGGTTCGCCGTGATACTCGGCAGCGATTGGCTCGGCCTGTGGCTGAGCACCCTGTTGCTGATTCCTCTGGTGACGCTATGGCTGTCGGTGCAGCACGAGCTGCTCCACGGCCATCCCACCCGTTCCCTGCTGGTGAACAAACTGCTCGGCTACGCGCCCTTTGCCGTGTGGTATCCCTATACGCTGTATCGCAACAGCCATCTGCTCCACCACAACGATCAAGACCTGACCCTGCCGGGCATCGATCCGGAAAGCCGCTATCTCACTCAACAACAATGGGACGCCAGCTCATTGTTTGAACGTGGCGTGCATTGGCTGACCAAAACCGTGCTCGGCCGTTGCGTGTTGGCCGCGCCGCTGGCGATTGGCCGATTGGCGCGCCATGAGTTCCAGCGCCTGGCGCAGGTATGGCCGATGTGGCTGGCCCACGGCGCCGTGACGGCATTGATGCTGAGCTTTATCGCCCACCACAGCGCTCTGCCGGTGTGGCACTACCTGCTGCTGGTCAGTGTGCCGGCCTTGTCCCTGGCGTCGATCCGTTCCTACTATGAACACCGCCCGCACCCGCAGCCGGAACAGCGCACCGTGCTCAACGAAGCGGCGTGGCCGTGGACGTGGCTGTTCCTCAATAACAACCTGCACCTGGTGCACCACGACTTGCCGAAATTGCCCTGGTACTTGCTGCCCACGGTCTACCGCGCCCGCCGTGAACAATGGGTGGCTCGCAGCGGCGGCTTTCTGCTGCAGGGTTACGGCCAACTGATCAGCCGCCACGGCCTCAAGGCCATCGACAGCCCCCGGCACCCTTTTGCTTGA